In Bradyrhizobium sp. 195, the sequence GCGGCGGCGAAGTAGCGGTCTAGGCCGGGAATGCCCGAATGATTATATTGGCCTGATGGTCCGAGAGCGCCGCGATTCCGAACAACGTCCGTCCCCGGAGGCGCTGCTGGAGGCAGCGCGCCGGGAAGAGAGCGTCAGCGGCAAGCTGAAGATCTTCGTCGGCGCCGCGCCTGGCGTCGGCAAGACCTATGAGATGCTGCAGAGCGCCCACGCCAAGCGCAAGGCCGGCGTCGATATCGTGGTCGGCTTCGTCGAAACCCATGGCCGCGCCGAGACCGAGGCATTGGTGCGCGGGCTCGAGATGGTCCCGCGCAAGAGGCTGGACTACCGCGGCCAGGTCGTCGAGGAGATGGACCTCGATGCCGTGATCGCGCGGCGGCCAAGAATCGCATTGGTCGACGAGCTCGCCCACACCAACGGCGCAGGCAGCCGCCACCCCAAGCGCTATCTCGACGTCGAGGAGCTGCTCTCCCACGGCATTGACGTCTACACCGCTGTCAACATCCAGCACATCGAGAGCCTGAACGACGTCGTTGCCCAGATCACCCATGTCCGGGTGCGCGAGACGGTGCCCGATTCCGTGTTCGACCGCGCCGATGCGATCGAACTGATCGACCTCACGCCCGACGATCTGATTCAGCGCCTGAGGGAGGGCAAAGTCTATGTGCCCAAGCAGGCAGAGCGGGCGCTGGAGCACTATTTCTCGCCGGGCAATCTGACCGCCTTGCGCGAGCTCGCTTTGCGGCGCACCGCCGAGCGGGTCGACGAGCAGCTGCTCAACCACATGCAGGCGAATGCGATTCCCGGGCCCTGGGCCGCGGGCGAGCGCATCCTCGTCTGCGTCAGCGAGGATCCGCGCGCGGCCGGGCTCGTGCGCTACACCAAGCGGCTGGCGGACCGGCTGCATGCTCCGTTCACCGCGGTGTCGATCGAGACGCGGCGATCCCTGCAATTGTCCGATGAGCAGCGCGATCGATTGGCCGATACGCTGCGCCTTGCGGAATCGCTCGGCGGCGAGGCGCTGACCATTCCCGCGATCGGCCGCCGCATTGCCGACGACGTCATCAATTTCGCGCAAGGCAACAACGTCACCCAGATCGTGATCGGCAAGTCGACCCGCTCGCGCTGGTTCGAGATGACGCGCGGCTCCGTCGTCCATGATCTGGTGCGCCGTGCCGGCAATATCAGCGTCCACGTCGTCCCCGGCGACGAACTGCCGGCCGAGGATGGGCCCAAGACAGCGGTACAGGCCGCGGCGCGATCCGAGTCGTTCAATCCGCTGCCCTATCTGAAGGCGCTGGGCATCGTCCTGATCGGCCTTGGCGCCGCCGTGCTGCTCCAGCCGCGGTTCGGCATCGAGAATGTCGATCTCGTGCTGTTGACCGCGGTTGTTGCAGTCGCGGTGCGGTATGGACTATGGCCGTCATTGCTTGCCAGCATTGCAGCCTCGCTTGCTTACAATTTCTTCTTCCTTCCGCCGGTCTACAATTTCACCATCACCGATCCAACCAACGTTGCGGCGTTCTTCTTCTTCATGCTGATCGCCGTACTGGTCTCCAATGTCGCGGCGCGCGTGCGCACGCAGGCCGACGCCGCCATCGGCCGGATCAGGATGTCGGAGCAGCTCTACGCTTTCAGCCGCAAGCTCGCAGGCACCGCGACGCTCGACGACGTGCTGTGGGCGACTGCCTACCAGATTGCGTTGATGCTGAAGGTCCGGGTGGTGTTGCTGCTGCCGGAAGACGGCTTGCTCACGGTGAAATCCGGCTACCCGCCTGAAGATGATCTCGACCAGGCCGACCTTGCCGCCGCCAACTGGGCCTGGAGCAATAACCGTCTCGCCGGCCGTGGCTCCGATACGTTGCCGGGTGCAAAACGGCTGTTCCTGCCGATGCGCACCGGGCGCGGCCCGATCGGCGTGATCGGCATCGACAACGACCGCACCGGGCCGCTGCTGACGCCGGACCAGCGCCGGTTGCTGGACGCGCTGGTCGACCAGGGCGCGCTGGCGATCGAGCGCGTGCTGCTGGTCGAGGACATGGACCGCGTCAAGCGCACCGTCGAATCCGAGCGTCTGCGCTCGGCGCTCTTGACCTCGATCTCGCACGATTTGAAGACGCCGCTCGCCTCCGTGCTGGGTGCCGCCTCGACCATGCGCGATCTCGCCGGTGCGCTCTCCGACACCGAGAAGCGCGACCTGCTCGCCACCGTCATCGACGAATCCGAGCGGCTCAACCGCTTCATCGCCAAC encodes:
- a CDS encoding sensor histidine kinase; its protein translation is MVRERRDSEQRPSPEALLEAARREESVSGKLKIFVGAAPGVGKTYEMLQSAHAKRKAGVDIVVGFVETHGRAETEALVRGLEMVPRKRLDYRGQVVEEMDLDAVIARRPRIALVDELAHTNGAGSRHPKRYLDVEELLSHGIDVYTAVNIQHIESLNDVVAQITHVRVRETVPDSVFDRADAIELIDLTPDDLIQRLREGKVYVPKQAERALEHYFSPGNLTALRELALRRTAERVDEQLLNHMQANAIPGPWAAGERILVCVSEDPRAAGLVRYTKRLADRLHAPFTAVSIETRRSLQLSDEQRDRLADTLRLAESLGGEALTIPAIGRRIADDVINFAQGNNVTQIVIGKSTRSRWFEMTRGSVVHDLVRRAGNISVHVVPGDELPAEDGPKTAVQAAARSESFNPLPYLKALGIVLIGLGAAVLLQPRFGIENVDLVLLTAVVAVAVRYGLWPSLLASIAASLAYNFFFLPPVYNFTITDPTNVAAFFFFMLIAVLVSNVAARVRTQADAAIGRIRMSEQLYAFSRKLAGTATLDDVLWATAYQIALMLKVRVVLLLPEDGLLTVKSGYPPEDDLDQADLAAANWAWSNNRLAGRGSDTLPGAKRLFLPMRTGRGPIGVIGIDNDRTGPLLTPDQRRLLDALVDQGALAIERVLLVEDMDRVKRTVESERLRSALLTSISHDLKTPLASVLGAASTMRDLAGALSDTEKRDLLATVIDESERLNRFIANLLDMTKLESGAIVPNTALHDLGEIVGSALRRASKILDSHKVALVLAADLPMLQLDAVLFEQVLFNLLDNAAKYSPPDTTISIKSKRERDHVVLEIADEGAGIPPDELESVFDKFYRVQKGDHVRPGTGLGLAISRGFVEAMRGTISAANRGDRSGAVLTIRLPVPAQSRALDTAA